From the genome of Bacteroides sp. MSB163, one region includes:
- a CDS encoding MBL fold metallo-hydrolase: MKNTQIIMLGTGNAGVTRCYNTCFAIRTAENVLLVDAGGGNGILAQLEKAGIAIERIHDMFVTHAHTDHILGAVWVIRMVAQRMQSGKYAGVFRVYGHDKVLQVLDWICRMTLPKKIVQYLGNGIELCEVKDGEIFKAGELKLQSFDIGSTKEKQYGFRTTLPNGQSLVCLGDEPYNEKNRPYVEGADWLLCEAFCLYKDRDIFKPYEKHHSTALDAGKLAKELKVKNLLLYHTEDKMLNMRKACYTEEAAQEFFGVVHVPDDLEIIDIIVN; this comes from the coding sequence ATGAAGAATACTCAGATTATTATGTTAGGTACAGGTAATGCAGGTGTTACCAGATGTTATAATACTTGCTTTGCAATCCGGACAGCTGAAAATGTGCTGCTTGTGGATGCCGGTGGAGGAAATGGAATATTGGCTCAGTTGGAGAAAGCCGGTATCGCCATTGAACGTATTCATGATATGTTTGTGACACATGCTCATACGGATCATATATTGGGTGCGGTATGGGTAATCCGGATGGTAGCACAACGGATGCAAAGTGGGAAATATGCAGGAGTCTTCCGGGTGTATGGACATGATAAAGTATTACAAGTTCTGGATTGGATCTGCCGGATGACGTTGCCTAAGAAAATAGTACAGTATTTGGGAAATGGTATTGAACTTTGTGAGGTTAAGGACGGAGAGATATTTAAAGCAGGAGAGTTAAAACTACAATCTTTTGATATAGGATCGACTAAAGAGAAACAATATGGTTTTCGTACCACATTGCCGAATGGCCAATCGCTGGTTTGTCTTGGAGATGAACCTTATAATGAGAAGAATCGTCCCTATGTGGAAGGGGCTGACTGGTTGTTGTGCGAGGCTTTCTGTCTGTATAAAGACCGTGATATATTCAAACCTTATGAGAAACACCATAGTACGGCACTGGATGCCGGGAAGCTGGCGAAAGAACTGAAAGTGAAGAATCTGTTGTTATATCATACGGAAGATAAGATGCTGAATATGCGTAAAGCGTGTTATACGGAAGAAGCAGCTCAGGAATTTTTCGGTGTGGTACACGTGCCGGATGATTTGGAAATAATAGACATTATTGTTAATTAA
- a CDS encoding S41 family peptidase, whose product MNKKLLLSLFALVGVSVCLSAADEARLLRFPATNGNEIVFSYAGDLYRVPVTGGEAQRLTSHVGYEMFPRFSPDGKTIAFTGQYDGNTEVYTIPATGGEPQRLTYTATNSRDDLGDRMGPNNIVMTWTPDGKQIIYRNRISDGFSGKLYSVNQEGGMPEIIPLPEGGFCSYSPDGKRLAYNRTMREFRTWKYYKGGMADDVWIYDPAKKSVENITNNVAQDIFPMWIGDDIFFLSDRDRTMNIFVYNTKTKQTSKVTDFTGYDVKFPSASGNTIVFENGGYIYKMDAATRQPEKVNISLASDNIYARSAIKNGAKYLTAASASPDGERVVVTARGEVFNLPSTKGVTKNITRTPGAHERDAQWSPDGKYIAYISDATGETELYLQDAVEGNPVQLTKNNDTYIRSFEWSPDSKKIVYTDRQNRINLLDVASRQVTMLLQDPMGEPQDVTFSPDSKWLTYTRDADNEITVVYVYDIAGKKEYPVTDKWYNSSSPVFSTDGKYLIFSSARDFNPTYGWLEWNHVYNNMYGVYLALLSKDTPSPFIQKDAGVKSDSEAPKAAEKTAGKKDAKQETASASLVKFDPEGITDRIVKLPLSASYYTNFYSNGKKVYYWGNGGTKFFDLEGQKEETVADGAMMTVIPGSQKALFYKDNKLYVTAIPEGAANLSTPVNMDNMSITIDYPKEWAQIFDEAWRAYRDGFYLENMHGVDWKAIKQKYSVLLPYAKTRLDLNYIIGEMIGELNCGHAYVNPGETDKPARIKTGLLGAEVSADKSGFFRLEKILPGASWSKELRSPLTEPGIEAKAGEYIVAIDGIPTNTVKNIYALLVGKADVPTEISLNSNPQLAGARKIVISPLENEYPLYHYNWVQNNLKKVDKASNGRIGYIYIPDMGPEGLNEFSRYFYPQLDKEGLIIDDRANGGGNVSPMILERLSREPYRLTMGRGTKRVGTIPDAVQVGPKVCLINKYSASDGDLFPWGFRALGLGKLIGTRTWGGIVGISGPLPYMDGTDIRVPFFTSYDAKTGQWIIENHGVDPDILIDNDPVKEWNGEDEQLNKAIEEVMKELQNRKPLPPVPAPRDFSK is encoded by the coding sequence ATGAATAAGAAATTACTTTTATCCCTATTTGCCCTTGTAGGTGTATCTGTCTGTCTTTCGGCAGCAGATGAAGCGCGTTTATTGCGTTTTCCGGCAACGAACGGGAACGAGATTGTTTTCTCGTATGCAGGCGATTTGTATAGAGTGCCTGTCACAGGAGGAGAGGCGCAGCGCCTGACTTCGCATGTGGGTTACGAAATGTTCCCTCGTTTTTCACCCGATGGCAAAACGATTGCTTTTACCGGTCAGTATGATGGAAATACGGAAGTATATACCATCCCGGCAACCGGTGGAGAACCGCAACGTCTGACGTATACTGCGACAAATTCCCGCGATGACCTGGGTGATCGTATGGGACCTAATAATATTGTGATGACCTGGACACCGGATGGCAAACAGATCATTTATCGTAACCGTATCAGTGACGGTTTTTCCGGTAAGCTTTATTCTGTCAATCAGGAAGGTGGTATGCCTGAAATTATTCCTTTGCCCGAAGGCGGTTTCTGTAGCTATTCTCCCGATGGCAAGCGACTGGCTTACAATCGTACCATGCGTGAATTCCGTACTTGGAAGTATTATAAAGGCGGTATGGCGGATGATGTCTGGATATACGATCCGGCAAAGAAATCAGTGGAGAATATAACGAATAATGTTGCTCAGGATATCTTCCCCATGTGGATAGGCGATGATATATTTTTTCTTTCCGACCGTGACCGCACTATGAATATCTTTGTTTATAATACGAAGACAAAACAGACGTCGAAGGTTACTGACTTTACCGGATATGATGTGAAGTTCCCGAGTGCTTCCGGCAATACCATTGTGTTTGAGAACGGCGGTTATATCTATAAGATGGATGCCGCCACCCGTCAGCCCGAGAAAGTCAATATCAGTCTTGCTTCGGATAATATCTATGCACGCAGCGCCATAAAGAATGGAGCCAAATATCTGACAGCTGCCAGTGCATCTCCCGATGGAGAACGGGTGGTGGTAACTGCCCGCGGAGAGGTCTTTAATCTGCCCTCAACTAAGGGTGTGACGAAAAATATAACCCGCACTCCGGGTGCCCACGAACGTGATGCGCAATGGTCTCCTGATGGAAAATACATTGCTTATATTTCGGATGCTACCGGAGAGACAGAACTTTATCTTCAGGATGCAGTAGAAGGTAATCCGGTGCAGCTGACCAAGAATAATGATACGTATATCCGCTCTTTCGAATGGAGTCCGGACAGTAAAAAGATTGTTTATACCGACCGCCAGAATCGGATCAATCTGCTGGATGTAGCTTCACGACAGGTGACTATGCTATTGCAGGACCCGATGGGGGAACCGCAGGATGTGACTTTTTCACCGGATAGCAAATGGCTGACCTATACCCGTGATGCAGATAATGAAATAACAGTTGTATATGTCTATGATATTGCTGGAAAGAAGGAATATCCGGTGACGGACAAGTGGTATAATTCTTCATCACCGGTATTCAGTACGGATGGTAAGTATCTGATTTTCTCATCTGCCCGCGATTTCAATCCTACATACGGCTGGTTGGAATGGAACCATGTCTATAATAATATGTATGGAGTTTATCTTGCTTTGCTCTCGAAAGATACCCCGTCACCTTTCATACAGAAAGATGCCGGAGTGAAGAGTGACAGTGAGGCCCCGAAGGCTGCTGAAAAGACTGCCGGAAAGAAAGACGCGAAACAGGAAACAGCTTCTGCGTCACTCGTCAAGTTTGATCCGGAAGGTATCACCGACCGTATCGTCAAGCTTCCATTGTCGGCTTCTTATTATACTAATTTCTATTCAAACGGAAAGAAGGTATATTACTGGGGCAATGGCGGAACGAAGTTTTTCGATCTTGAAGGTCAGAAAGAAGAAACGGTTGCCGATGGTGCTATGATGACGGTTATTCCGGGTAGTCAAAAGGCTTTGTTCTATAAGGACAACAAGCTTTATGTAACCGCTATACCGGAAGGAGCGGCTAATCTGAGTACGCCTGTCAATATGGATAATATGTCCATTACGATAGATTACCCCAAGGAATGGGCACAAATCTTCGATGAGGCCTGGCGTGCTTATCGTGATGGTTTTTATCTGGAGAATATGCATGGTGTGGATTGGAAAGCAATCAAACAGAAATATTCTGTTCTGCTGCCTTATGCAAAGACGCGTCTTGACCTGAACTATATCATTGGAGAGATGATTGGTGAGCTTAACTGCGGGCACGCATACGTCAATCCGGGTGAAACGGATAAACCGGCACGTATCAAGACTGGTTTGCTGGGTGCTGAGGTATCGGCAGATAAGAGTGGTTTCTTCCGTTTGGAAAAGATACTTCCCGGTGCTTCCTGGAGTAAGGAACTGCGCTCTCCGCTTACTGAACCGGGTATTGAGGCTAAGGCCGGGGAATACATTGTCGCCATTGACGGTATACCGACGAATACGGTGAAGAATATCTATGCTTTACTGGTAGGAAAGGCTGATGTGCCGACAGAAATCTCGCTGAACAGCAATCCGCAATTGGCAGGTGCAAGAAAGATTGTCATCAGTCCGCTGGAAAATGAATATCCTCTTTATCATTATAACTGGGTACAGAATAACCTGAAGAAGGTGGACAAGGCATCCAATGGACGTATTGGTTATATCTATATTCCTGATATGGGTCCGGAAGGTCTGAACGAGTTCTCCCGTTATTTCTATCCGCAGCTCGACAAGGAAGGTCTGATTATAGACGATCGTGCTAATGGTGGCGGTAATGTATCTCCTATGATTCTGGAACGTTTGTCTCGCGAACCTTACCGCTTGACGATGGGACGTGGTACGAAGCGTGTCGGCACTATACCCGATGCTGTGCAAGTGGGGCCGAAGGTTTGTTTGATTAATAAATATTCCGCTTCTGATGGTGATCTCTTCCCGTGGGGCTTCCGTGCATTGGGGCTTGGTAAACTAATCGGTACCCGTACCTGGGGTGGTATTGTAGGTATCAGCGGACCGTTGCCTTATATGGATGGTACGGATATCCGTGTTCCTTTCTTCACCAGCTATGATGCGAAAACAGGCCAGTGGATTATTGAAAATCATGGTGTCGATCCGGATATCTTGATTGATAACGATCCTGTGAAGGAATGGAACGGTGAAGATGAACAGCTCAATAAAGCTATTGAAGAAGTAATGAAGGAGTTGCAGAACCGTAAACCATTGCCGCCTGTTCCGGCTCCAAGAGATTTCAGTAAGTAA